A portion of the Krasilnikovia cinnamomea genome contains these proteins:
- a CDS encoding MerR family transcriptional regulator gives MEFAHGAASPTDPLLSIGEFARRSRLSPRALRLYDNQGILVPAEVDDDTGYRRYRETQLAMARLVLLLRRLDMPLARVAEVLAASGDQAADLVGRYWDEVERRAASQRELTRYIQAQLSGDPSASGFAEPHLRHVAEQTFITEKRHATIGEFAAVAEDSANRLMTTARRHAVPAGNVVFLYHGEVSEDSDGPVEFCLPVDPLAALRAGLTARVEPAHDEWYLRLTRAQAEHPQILTAYDAVFHRAAERGDQWAGPPREVYLGFFPDAAPDEEICDVALPIAGHISDACRLDNDFKENPVAGQA, from the coding sequence ATGGAGTTCGCACACGGCGCCGCCAGCCCAACCGACCCGCTGTTGTCCATCGGCGAGTTCGCGCGGCGCTCTCGGCTGTCACCACGGGCCCTTCGGCTGTACGACAATCAGGGGATCCTGGTTCCGGCCGAGGTGGATGACGACACCGGATACCGACGGTACCGGGAGACCCAGCTCGCAATGGCCCGGTTGGTGCTGCTACTGCGCCGGCTGGACATGCCGCTGGCCCGCGTCGCCGAGGTACTCGCCGCTTCCGGTGACCAGGCGGCGGATCTGGTAGGTAGGTACTGGGACGAGGTCGAACGGCGTGCGGCATCCCAGCGGGAACTGACTCGGTACATCCAGGCCCAGTTGTCCGGCGATCCGAGCGCGTCTGGCTTCGCCGAACCCCATCTGCGCCACGTCGCCGAGCAGACCTTCATCACGGAGAAGCGCCACGCCACCATCGGCGAGTTCGCCGCGGTGGCCGAGGACAGCGCGAACCGGTTGATGACGACCGCGCGCCGCCATGCGGTCCCCGCCGGGAACGTCGTGTTCCTGTACCACGGCGAGGTGAGCGAGGACAGCGACGGTCCGGTGGAGTTCTGCCTCCCGGTGGATCCGTTGGCGGCGCTGCGGGCGGGTCTCACGGCCCGGGTCGAGCCGGCACACGACGAGTGGTATCTCCGGCTGACCAGGGCGCAGGCGGAACACCCCCAGATCCTGACCGCCTACGACGCGGTCTTCCACCGGGCGGCCGAGCGCGGCGATCAATGGGCCGGTCCGCCGCGTGAGGTCTACCTCGGCTTCTTCCCGGACGCGGCACCGGACGAGGAGATCTGCGACGTCGCACTGCCCATCGCCGGACACATCAGCGACGCGTGCCGGCTCGACAACGACTTCAAGGAGAACCCTGTTGCAGGGCAAGCGTGA
- a CDS encoding alpha/beta fold hydrolase produces MQGKREYINSADGTEIGLLTDGAGPPLLLVHGGMCRLERWAPLWPILTDRYTVTAMDRRGRGSSGDAGSYRIEAEYDDVRAVAEHLRRRADRPVDVFGHSYGAVCALGAAAQGTPVRRMALYEPPGPQTVPAQWLERLHAFVAAGELGRAVGSFLIEIVGLPRDQVMAMRDTPMAYDPLPIMANTMPREGDALSTVDLATLAGAVTQPVLLLLGETSPAWALTITRLLHERLPDSKIAALDGQGHEAVDLAPGAVADTLGTFFDEPRVGQ; encoded by the coding sequence TTGCAGGGCAAGCGTGAGTACATCAACAGCGCCGACGGTACCGAGATCGGTCTGCTGACCGACGGCGCCGGTCCGCCGCTGTTGCTCGTGCACGGTGGAATGTGCCGCCTCGAGCGTTGGGCACCGTTGTGGCCGATCCTGACCGACCGATACACGGTGACGGCGATGGATCGGCGTGGCCGCGGCAGCAGCGGTGACGCCGGTTCCTACCGCATCGAGGCCGAGTACGACGACGTCCGCGCCGTCGCCGAGCATCTGCGCCGCCGCGCGGACCGGCCGGTCGACGTGTTCGGCCACAGCTACGGCGCGGTGTGTGCGCTCGGCGCCGCGGCACAGGGCACGCCCGTGCGTCGCATGGCGCTCTACGAGCCTCCCGGCCCGCAGACGGTACCGGCGCAGTGGCTGGAGCGCCTGCATGCCTTCGTCGCGGCGGGCGAGCTCGGCCGGGCGGTGGGTAGCTTTCTCATCGAGATCGTGGGGCTGCCGAGGGATCAGGTGATGGCGATGCGGGACACCCCCATGGCCTACGACCCACTCCCGATCATGGCGAACACGATGCCCCGCGAAGGAGATGCCCTCAGCACCGTCGACCTGGCGACACTCGCCGGTGCGGTAACCCAGCCGGTCCTGCTGCTTCTCGGCGAGACCAGCCCGGCGTGGGCGCTGACGATCACGCGTCTGCTGCACGAGAGGCTGCCGGATTCCAAGATTGCCGCACTCGACGGTCAGGGACACGAGGCCGTCGACCTCGCCCCCGGTGCGGTCGCGGACACGCTCGGCACCTTCTTCGATGAGCCGCGCGTCGGCCAGTGA
- the helR gene encoding RNA polymerase recycling motor ATPase HelR: MTASAFDLPDRLAAKADPYLIADDERHFSAIAQSLDRSIADLTDRLEAERKAPGGIGRRAMDRDEEIRRLTARLRALRRFGLDLCLGRMDTADGGDPVYVGRLGLTDGQGRRLLLDWRSPAAEPFFGATHANPMGLASRRRYRWTGGRVSDYWDEVFTPDGFAGHAAALDDQSAFIASLATNRSARMRDVLGTIQADQDAIIRAGSGGALVVDGGPGTGKTVVALHRCAYLLYADPRLGHRRGGVLFVGPHEPYLAYVGDVLPSLGEEGVQSCTLRDLVAEGAGAVPESDPEVARLKASADLVRAIETAVRFYEEPPTTGMTVTTGESDIWLSAGDWAEAFQAPGPGTPHNDARDEVWEELLTILIGKYAGDEPEGLLRRSLLGNRTLRATFNRAWPLLEAADLVADLWSVPAYLRKCAPWLDPDDVRTLQRADPKAWTVADLPLLDAARQRLGDPEASRRRQREEAALATERARMARVVDDLLDATVYDDGEGVWTMLRGDDMRNSLVDEAVLPAVAVDRLAGPFAHVVVDEAQELTDAEWQMLRQRCPSRSFTIVGDRAQARHGFTESWQARLERIGLDRARLASLSINYRTPEEVMTEAEPVIRAVLPQANVPTSIRRSGIPVRHGSTEELDSIVDGWLAAHAEGVACVIGDGAFVATPRVRSLTPELAKGLEFDLVVLVDPGTFGEGIEGAVDRYVAMTRATQQLVILTSDARP; encoded by the coding sequence CTGACCGCCAGCGCGTTCGACCTTCCCGACCGGCTCGCCGCCAAGGCCGACCCGTACCTGATCGCCGACGACGAAAGGCACTTCTCGGCCATCGCGCAGAGCCTCGACCGGTCGATCGCCGACCTGACCGACCGCCTCGAAGCCGAGCGGAAGGCGCCGGGCGGTATCGGCCGCCGGGCGATGGACCGCGACGAGGAGATCCGCCGGTTGACCGCCCGCCTGCGCGCCCTGCGCCGCTTCGGCCTGGACCTGTGCCTCGGACGCATGGACACCGCGGACGGCGGCGACCCGGTGTACGTCGGCCGGCTCGGCCTCACCGACGGCCAGGGCCGCCGCCTGCTGCTCGACTGGCGTTCCCCCGCGGCGGAGCCGTTCTTCGGAGCCACCCACGCCAACCCGATGGGCCTGGCCAGCCGCCGCCGGTACCGCTGGACCGGCGGCCGGGTCAGCGACTACTGGGACGAGGTGTTCACCCCGGACGGCTTCGCGGGGCATGCCGCGGCGCTCGACGACCAGTCCGCGTTCATCGCCAGTCTGGCCACGAACCGGTCGGCCCGGATGCGCGACGTCCTCGGCACCATCCAGGCCGATCAGGACGCCATCATCCGTGCGGGGTCGGGCGGTGCCCTGGTGGTCGACGGCGGCCCCGGGACCGGGAAGACCGTCGTCGCCCTGCACCGCTGCGCCTACCTGCTCTACGCCGATCCGCGGCTCGGTCACCGCCGGGGCGGCGTGCTGTTCGTCGGCCCGCACGAGCCCTATCTGGCCTACGTCGGGGACGTCCTGCCCAGCCTCGGCGAAGAGGGGGTGCAGTCCTGCACGCTGCGGGACCTGGTCGCCGAGGGAGCCGGTGCCGTGCCCGAAAGCGACCCGGAGGTCGCACGGCTCAAGGCATCCGCCGACCTGGTGCGGGCGATCGAGACGGCCGTCCGATTCTACGAGGAGCCACCCACCACGGGGATGACGGTCACGACCGGCGAGTCCGACATCTGGCTGAGCGCCGGCGACTGGGCCGAGGCGTTCCAGGCGCCCGGACCCGGCACCCCGCACAACGATGCCCGCGACGAGGTCTGGGAGGAACTGCTCACCATCCTGATCGGAAAGTACGCGGGAGACGAGCCGGAAGGCCTGCTCCGGCGTTCGCTGCTGGGAAACCGTACGCTGCGCGCGACCTTCAACCGGGCATGGCCGCTGCTGGAGGCGGCCGACCTCGTCGCCGACCTCTGGTCGGTCCCCGCCTACCTGCGCAAGTGCGCGCCCTGGCTCGACCCCGACGACGTACGCACCCTGCAGCGCGCCGACCCGAAAGCCTGGACCGTCGCCGACCTGCCGCTACTGGACGCGGCCCGGCAGCGGCTCGGCGACCCGGAGGCGTCCCGGCGCAGGCAGCGCGAGGAAGCCGCCCTGGCCACCGAACGCGCCCGCATGGCCCGCGTCGTCGACGACCTGCTCGACGCCACCGTGTACGACGACGGCGAAGGCGTGTGGACGATGCTGCGCGGCGACGACATGCGCAACTCCCTGGTCGACGAGGCCGTGCTGCCCGCCGTCGCCGTCGACCGGCTGGCCGGTCCGTTCGCGCACGTCGTGGTGGACGAGGCGCAGGAGTTGACCGACGCCGAGTGGCAGATGCTGCGGCAACGTTGCCCGTCGCGCAGCTTCACCATCGTCGGGGACCGGGCGCAGGCCCGGCACGGGTTCACCGAGTCGTGGCAGGCACGGCTGGAGCGGATCGGACTCGACCGGGCCAGGCTGGCCTCGCTGAGCATCAACTACCGGACACCGGAGGAGGTCATGACGGAAGCCGAGCCGGTCATCCGGGCCGTGCTGCCGCAGGCGAACGTGCCGACCTCCATCCGCCGCAGCGGCATCCCCGTCCGGCACGGCTCCACCGAGGAACTCGATTCGATCGTCGACGGCTGGCTCGCCGCGCACGCCGAAGGCGTCGCATGCGTCATCGGCGACGGTGCTTTCGTGGCGACACCACGGGTCCGGTCACTCACCCCCGAGCTCGCCAAGGGGCTCGAGTTCGACCTGGTCGTCCTCGTCGACCCGGGGACGTTCGGAGAGGGCATCGAGGGGGCGGTCGACCGCTACGTGGCGATGACCCGGGCCACCCAGCAACTCGTCATTCTCACCTCGGACGCGCGACCCTGA
- a CDS encoding ferritin-like domain-containing protein yields MDFAYWLHEFEDAVVDRGRTPEPAWGTGGPLPAALIASLQRFQAGEDGDGASLIAKSARAGDADYLAAIRMFVAEEQRHARLLERVLGEAGAATLAGHWTDTVFVVVRRAFGLRLELMTLMVAEVVALRYYRALRDGAPDPLLSEVAGRILADEQRHVPFHVARLRHGFVRLPRGVRAMVAGGWWLLMLGATLVVAVDHAGALRRLHLSPRRFVADVLGLFRPVVAAVLGDRPAPVRDAVRQAG; encoded by the coding sequence ATGGATTTCGCGTACTGGCTACATGAGTTCGAGGACGCGGTGGTCGACCGCGGCCGTACCCCTGAACCGGCCTGGGGTACGGGTGGGCCGCTACCGGCGGCCCTGATCGCAAGCCTGCAACGGTTCCAGGCCGGCGAGGACGGGGACGGTGCCAGCCTCATCGCCAAGAGCGCCCGGGCCGGCGACGCGGACTACCTGGCCGCGATCCGGATGTTCGTGGCCGAGGAGCAGCGCCACGCCAGGCTGCTGGAACGGGTGCTGGGCGAGGCGGGAGCGGCGACGCTCGCGGGGCATTGGACCGACACGGTGTTCGTGGTGGTGCGTCGGGCGTTCGGTCTGCGGCTGGAGCTGATGACGCTGATGGTGGCGGAGGTCGTCGCGCTGCGGTACTACCGCGCCCTGCGCGACGGCGCGCCGGACCCACTGCTCAGTGAGGTGGCCGGACGGATCCTCGCCGATGAACAGCGACATGTGCCGTTCCACGTCGCGCGCCTGCGACACGGTTTCGTCCGGCTGCCGCGGGGGGTCCGCGCCATGGTGGCGGGCGGATGGTGGCTGCTCATGCTCGGCGCCACACTGGTGGTCGCGGTGGATCACGCCGGTGCGTTGCGTCGGCTTCACCTGTCGCCCAGGAGATTCGTGGCCGATGTGCTCGGCTTGTTCCGGCCGGTGGTGGCGGCGGTGTTGGGCGACCGGCCGGCACCGGTCCGGGATGCCGTGCGGCAAGCGGGTTGA
- a CDS encoding acyl-CoA dehydrogenase family protein, with the protein MIRGDFYDTEHEAYRAAWQSFVEREVRPRQPDWEQAGIVDKETWRLAGKQNLLCPWADPEFGGLGLTDLRYEQIAIEELARVGESGFAVPLHSGVVAPYLAEFGSVEQKQRLLTGAVSGERVLALAITEPGAGSDVAGVRTRAVADGDEWVLNGAKTFISSGVNADTVVVAARTGEGHQLGLFLVHTGMPGFSRGRKLDKLGLRTQDTAELFFDDVRLTGADVLGDPAQGFSMLMNQFALERLIVAIGGVAAAEAALAETVRYARERTAFGRTLTQFQDTRFRLAAMRAEISSAQAFVDRCVLAYNDDRLTADEAAQAKLVATETQGRVVDDCLQMFGGYGYMWEYPICRMYADARIQRIYGGTSEIMKEIISRSMDL; encoded by the coding sequence ATGATTCGCGGTGACTTCTACGACACCGAACATGAGGCGTACCGGGCGGCGTGGCAAAGCTTCGTCGAACGCGAGGTGCGGCCCCGGCAACCGGACTGGGAGCAGGCGGGGATCGTCGACAAGGAGACCTGGCGGCTGGCGGGCAAGCAGAATCTGCTGTGCCCGTGGGCCGATCCGGAGTTCGGCGGGCTGGGCCTCACCGACCTGCGTTACGAGCAGATCGCGATCGAGGAACTGGCCCGGGTCGGCGAATCCGGTTTCGCGGTGCCGCTGCACTCCGGCGTGGTCGCGCCGTACCTGGCGGAGTTCGGGTCGGTGGAGCAGAAGCAGCGCCTGCTCACCGGGGCGGTCTCCGGCGAGCGGGTGCTGGCGCTGGCGATCACCGAGCCCGGCGCGGGCTCCGATGTGGCCGGTGTGCGTACCCGGGCGGTGGCCGACGGCGACGAGTGGGTGCTCAACGGCGCGAAGACGTTCATCTCGAGCGGGGTCAACGCGGACACGGTGGTGGTGGCGGCGCGTACCGGTGAGGGCCACCAGCTCGGACTGTTCCTCGTGCACACCGGCATGCCCGGGTTCAGCCGGGGCCGCAAGCTCGACAAGCTGGGGCTGCGTACGCAGGACACCGCCGAGCTGTTCTTCGACGACGTCCGGCTGACGGGCGCGGACGTGCTGGGCGATCCGGCCCAGGGCTTCTCGATGCTGATGAACCAGTTCGCGCTGGAACGGCTGATCGTCGCCATCGGCGGGGTCGCGGCGGCCGAGGCCGCGCTGGCCGAGACGGTGCGCTACGCCCGGGAGCGGACGGCGTTCGGCCGCACGCTCACCCAGTTCCAGGACACCCGGTTCCGGCTGGCCGCGATGCGCGCCGAGATCTCGTCGGCGCAGGCGTTCGTGGACCGCTGCGTGCTGGCGTACAACGACGACCGGCTCACGGCGGACGAGGCGGCCCAGGCCAAGCTCGTGGCCACCGAGACGCAGGGCCGGGTGGTGGACGACTGCCTGCAGATGTTCGGCGGCTACGGCTACATGTGGGAGTACCCGATCTGCCGCATGTACGCCGACGCCCGCATCCAGCGGATCTACGGCGGCACCTCCGAGATCATGAAGGAGATCATCAGCCGGTCGATGGACCTCTGA
- the mptB gene encoding polyprenol phosphomannose-dependent alpha 1,6 mannosyltransferase MptB: MATSGLFVPSAIVVATTLVAMGVLVLTWLTLRPHVAALTNARTYGIAAAWALPLVVARPLFSGDVWSYLAQGLTAAGGLDPYRLGPAQALGSASVVTQHVSHYWVGTPAPYGPAWLTMSRAVALVAGDRLTASVLLYRLLALAGVVLIAWALPRLARRVGASPTGALWLGLLNPLVLWHLVAGAHNDAIMLGLMLAGMELALAGLSGAAMPGWLRFAAGAAGWLRFAGGAAGWLRFAAGAALLTVAANIKVVAAAAVCCLAAAIARRHPRAAVALLAGAAAGTVLLSTVAGFGWLPALRGSTTVYSWMAPTTAIGLLIGVVVGTHVTATAVAIANVVGAVICAPVVVRLLAAVYRGRIDPLRGLGLIFVAAVLCGPVVQPWYLLWAVLPLAASARGRRERSAVAAVSAVVAMLVPPFASGVAALVVGYLIAAAVLGAALLTLGQWPEWTDGMIRIGGRQRGVRDHIRRGTSKIPLPQARILPTLFFTSKTNFRNGKEPSMSWYPSIDLQRAALRDEVAMPLGGRPAIQHENQRSDLGSGRYRR, from the coding sequence GTGGCCACCTCCGGCCTGTTCGTCCCGTCGGCCATCGTGGTCGCGACGACCCTCGTCGCCATGGGCGTTCTGGTGCTCACCTGGCTCACCCTTCGCCCCCACGTCGCCGCCCTGACGAATGCCCGAACGTACGGCATCGCCGCGGCCTGGGCCCTGCCGCTGGTGGTGGCACGACCGTTGTTCAGCGGCGACGTGTGGAGCTACCTGGCCCAGGGGCTGACGGCGGCCGGCGGACTGGACCCGTACCGGCTCGGACCGGCGCAGGCGCTCGGATCGGCCTCAGTGGTCACCCAACACGTCAGCCACTACTGGGTCGGCACCCCGGCACCGTACGGTCCGGCCTGGCTGACGATGTCCCGGGCGGTGGCACTGGTCGCCGGTGACCGGCTGACCGCGAGCGTGTTGCTCTACCGGCTGCTCGCCCTCGCCGGGGTGGTGCTGATCGCCTGGGCGCTGCCGCGACTCGCCCGCCGGGTCGGCGCGTCGCCGACGGGCGCGCTGTGGTTGGGCCTGCTCAACCCGTTGGTGCTCTGGCATCTGGTGGCCGGGGCGCACAACGACGCGATCATGCTGGGCCTGATGCTCGCCGGCATGGAACTCGCCCTCGCGGGCCTGTCGGGCGCCGCGATGCCCGGCTGGCTGCGGTTCGCGGCCGGGGCGGCGGGCTGGCTGCGGTTCGCGGGCGGGGCGGCGGGCTGGCTGCGGTTCGCAGCCGGGGCGGCGCTGCTGACGGTCGCCGCCAACATCAAGGTGGTGGCGGCCGCCGCCGTGTGCTGCCTGGCCGCCGCCATCGCCCGCCGGCATCCCCGAGCGGCCGTCGCGCTGCTGGCGGGCGCCGCCGCCGGCACCGTGCTCCTGTCGACCGTCGCCGGGTTCGGCTGGCTGCCCGCACTGCGCGGCAGCACGACGGTCTACAGCTGGATGGCCCCCACTACGGCGATCGGGCTGCTGATCGGAGTGGTCGTGGGAACGCACGTCACGGCCACCGCCGTCGCCATCGCGAACGTCGTCGGCGCCGTGATCTGCGCCCCGGTCGTGGTGCGACTGCTGGCGGCCGTGTATCGCGGGCGGATCGACCCGCTGCGGGGTCTGGGCCTGATCTTCGTGGCCGCGGTGCTGTGCGGCCCGGTCGTGCAGCCGTGGTACCTGCTGTGGGCGGTACTCCCGCTGGCCGCGTCCGCGCGGGGTCGCCGGGAACGCTCAGCGGTGGCGGCGGTCAGCGCCGTGGTGGCGATGCTCGTGCCGCCGTTCGCCAGCGGGGTGGCCGCGCTCGTCGTCGGCTATCTGATCGCCGCCGCGGTACTCGGCGCCGCGCTTCTGACGCTCGGCCAGTGGCCTGAGTGGACCGACGGAATGATTCGGATCGGCGGCCGGCAACGGGGTGTCCGTGACCACATCCGGAGAGGTACTTCGAAAATTCCGTTGCCTCAGGCGCGCATATTGCCTACTCTCTTTTTCACCAGCAAGACCAACTTCCGGAACGGCAAGGAGCCTTCGATGTCGTGGTATCCCTCGATTGATCTGCAGCGCGCGGCGCTGCGGGACGAGGTCGCCATGCCGTTGGGCGGGCGACCTGCCATCCAGCATGAGAACCAGCGGTCCGACCTGGGATCAGGGCGCTATCGACGCTGA
- the rho gene encoding transcription termination factor Rho, which translates to MTETDVRSGPRHTTQARRRPAGTGPRNRPTDTGNAAPGTAIAVDGLLDIVDEKAWLRAGGYLPGADDIPVAPAQIHVHGLRRGDHVTGIAHLPNGRKPATLEIASVNGRDPRRAGSRPDFYKLTALYPQERLRLETAPQVPTTRVIDLVMPIGKGQRALIVSQPKAGKTMVLQAIANAITQNNPECHLMVVLVDERPEEVTDMQRSVRGEVIAATFDRPPTDHTALAELAIEHAKRLVEDGRDVVVLLDSITRLGRSYNLAAPARGRTLSGGIDTTALHPPKRFLGAARNIENGGSLTIIATALVDTGSAMDTVIFEEFKSTGNAELKLDRSLAEARIFPAIDVSGSGTRHDETLVAPTELALMYQLRRALSGEDRRQSMRRLLDHLKTTGSNAEFLRRAA; encoded by the coding sequence GTGACCGAAACCGACGTGCGCTCCGGCCCACGCCACACCACCCAAGCCCGCCGCCGGCCCGCCGGTACCGGGCCACGCAACCGTCCCACGGACACCGGCAACGCGGCGCCGGGCACCGCGATCGCGGTCGACGGCCTGCTCGACATCGTCGACGAGAAGGCCTGGCTCCGCGCCGGCGGCTACCTCCCCGGCGCCGACGACATCCCGGTGGCGCCCGCCCAGATCCACGTACACGGGCTGCGCCGCGGTGACCACGTCACCGGCATCGCCCACCTGCCCAACGGCCGCAAGCCGGCCACGCTCGAGATCGCGAGCGTCAACGGCCGGGACCCGCGACGCGCCGGGAGCCGCCCGGACTTCTACAAACTCACCGCGCTGTACCCGCAGGAGCGGCTGCGACTCGAGACCGCTCCGCAGGTGCCCACCACCCGGGTCATCGACCTGGTCATGCCCATCGGTAAGGGCCAGCGCGCGCTCATCGTGTCGCAGCCCAAAGCCGGAAAGACGATGGTGCTGCAGGCGATCGCCAACGCGATCACGCAGAACAATCCCGAGTGTCACCTGATGGTGGTGCTCGTCGACGAACGGCCCGAAGAAGTGACCGACATGCAGCGCTCGGTGCGCGGCGAGGTCATCGCGGCCACGTTCGACCGTCCACCGACCGACCACACCGCACTGGCCGAGCTCGCCATCGAACATGCGAAGCGCCTCGTCGAGGACGGCCGCGACGTGGTCGTGCTGCTCGACTCGATCACCCGGCTCGGCCGTTCCTACAACCTGGCGGCGCCGGCGCGCGGGCGCACGTTGTCCGGCGGCATCGACACGACCGCGCTCCACCCACCCAAGCGGTTCCTCGGCGCCGCGCGCAACATCGAGAACGGCGGCTCGCTGACCATCATCGCGACGGCTCTGGTCGACACCGGGTCCGCCATGGACACGGTGATCTTCGAGGAGTTCAAGAGCACCGGGAACGCCGAGCTGAAGCTCGACCGTTCGCTCGCCGAAGCACGCATCTTTCCGGCGATCGACGTCTCCGGCTCCGGCACGAGACACGACGAGACGCTCGTCGCACCGACCGAACTGGCCCTCATGTACCAGCTCCGCCGCGCGCTCAGCGGCGAGGACCGCAGACAGAGCATGCGCCGGCTCCTCGACCACCTCAAGACGACCGGGAGCAACGCCGAGTTCCTGCGCCGGGCCGCGTAG
- a CDS encoding nitroreductase family deazaflavin-dependent oxidoreductase — protein sequence MRYLAPKRSAHAFNKVAKWLTARGISLLGSRVLAVRGRKSGEIRTTVVNIFTHEGEQYLLAPRGHTQWVRNLRAAGEGELRLGRRVQRFAPVEIADADKPPLIRIYLRKWAWEVGEFFDGLTADSPDADVAAAAPDFPVFRIAPR from the coding sequence ATGCGCTACCTGGCCCCGAAACGCTCGGCCCACGCCTTCAACAAGGTCGCCAAGTGGCTCACCGCTCGCGGGATCAGCCTGCTGGGCAGCCGGGTCCTCGCGGTGCGCGGCCGCAAGAGCGGCGAGATCCGCACCACGGTGGTCAATATCTTCACCCACGAGGGCGAGCAATACCTGCTCGCGCCGCGCGGCCACACCCAATGGGTACGCAACCTGCGCGCGGCCGGCGAGGGCGAGCTGCGCCTCGGCCGCCGCGTCCAGCGGTTCGCGCCCGTGGAGATCGCCGACGCGGACAAGCCACCGCTGATCCGGATCTACCTGCGCAAGTGGGCCTGGGAGGTGGGCGAATTCTTCGACGGCCTCACGGCGGACTCGCCGGACGCGGACGTCGCCGCTGCGGCCCCTGACTTCCCGGTCTTCCGCATCGCGCCGCGCTGA
- a CDS encoding AraC family transcriptional regulator encodes MLTRSVAIHYVRVALLGAGRRGLDTTALLEQAGIPPELLDLERARVSTDQFARLTKLLWDRLDDELLGLAPAPSKVGTFAMMCHAVVHCPDLRSALRRSADFYRLFPHGPRMHLAESGDDASMSLEAGFDDPDHFLTEAPLVVWHRFAGWLIRRRIKLRRVEFAYPTPPHVMEYDLLFGAPAVFGAERTAAVFDAALLDQPVLQDEAGLRNFLRRAPADVLARIDYGSTAAARVRRLLSRGLPDRLPSLDEVAARLSVSPQTLRRQLAAEGTSFQQVRDQLRRDVAVAALAGGQISIEQLSARLGFSEPSAFHRAFKRWTGSTPRAYQPGQPV; translated from the coding sequence ATGCTGACCCGTTCGGTGGCCATCCACTACGTGCGCGTGGCGCTGCTCGGCGCCGGGCGCCGTGGCCTGGACACCACCGCGCTGCTGGAGCAGGCCGGGATACCGCCCGAGCTGCTGGACCTGGAGCGCGCCCGGGTCTCGACCGACCAGTTCGCCCGGCTCACGAAGCTGCTCTGGGACCGCCTCGACGACGAGCTGCTGGGCCTGGCGCCCGCGCCCAGCAAGGTCGGCACGTTCGCGATGATGTGCCACGCGGTGGTGCACTGCCCCGACCTGCGGTCCGCGCTGCGCCGCAGCGCGGACTTCTACCGGCTGTTCCCGCACGGCCCCCGGATGCACCTCGCCGAATCGGGCGACGACGCGTCGATGAGCCTCGAGGCCGGATTCGACGATCCGGACCACTTCCTGACCGAGGCTCCCCTCGTGGTGTGGCACCGCTTCGCCGGGTGGCTGATCCGGCGCCGGATCAAGCTGCGCCGCGTCGAGTTCGCGTACCCGACCCCGCCGCACGTAATGGAGTACGACCTGCTGTTCGGCGCCCCGGCCGTCTTCGGGGCCGAACGTACCGCCGCGGTCTTCGACGCCGCCCTGCTGGATCAGCCGGTGCTGCAGGACGAGGCCGGGCTGCGGAACTTCCTGCGCCGCGCCCCGGCCGACGTACTGGCCCGCATCGACTACGGCAGCACGGCCGCCGCCCGGGTACGCCGCCTGCTGAGCCGGGGACTGCCCGACCGGCTGCCCAGCCTGGACGAGGTGGCCGCCCGGCTCTCGGTCAGCCCGCAGACGCTGCGCCGCCAGCTCGCCGCCGAGGGCACCTCCTTCCAGCAGGTACGCGACCAGCTGCGCCGGGACGTGGCGGTGGCCGCGCTGGCGGGCGGGCAGATCTCCATCGAGCAGCTCTCGGCGCGCCTCGGCTTCTCCGAGCCGAGCGCCTTCCACCGGGCGTTCAAACGCTGGACGGGGTCGACGCCGCGCGCCTACCAACCGGGTCAACCAGTCTGA